One genomic window of Halorhabdus sp. CBA1104 includes the following:
- a CDS encoding UvrD-helicase domain-containing protein: MNDDEQVTRLFGGPGSGKTTALLDRVEQLLTEEDVDVRDILVVSYTRAAASEVRERLADRLDISPRSLKGNVSTMHAKAYELLNLSRGDVVGESDKQDFCEQFGIEYEDEYEGSRRRSARSTTIGNKIIATSQWLQRTRRDVGDWYDVPFKWDDETVRLPPEIDDAAQTGNKYTPTWPSDDDRIDVPEVIRAWRSYKGEEGIVGFADMLERVAQRSLLPNVDYLAIDEFQDITTLQYDVYEEWKPHMDGVLIGGDDDQVVYAWQGADPRLLLEEEGEDVILDTSYRLPSKILKVVQQEVGHIDQRQEKNLSPRKEGGRVAAVKRPSMLDLVRNVRDTVEEDDGTLMILFRARYQMFQFIDEFIGDGIPFSVMTDQRMWTDRLTDYISGIESLSTDEPLTALEARRLADMLADTAFGTGERDDLFDAIDERSEAADTDDLAEIDLEPDLVREHAPFLPEPAAAADMVRKVTSFQERTIEAYFRGDYQDVSPDRVRVGTIHSAKGREADHVFVATDLTEKVVEQMAATAEQEGIDIPGDEEFTKHTTPVPTLTDNERRVFYVGMSRARERLVVMENLVDGAPTLPIDVLLNDEPTDTDPAEMLRDILGEEATVVH; the protein is encoded by the coding sequence ATGAACGACGATGAGCAGGTGACGCGGCTGTTTGGCGGGCCAGGGAGCGGGAAGACGACAGCCCTGCTGGATCGGGTCGAGCAGTTGCTTACGGAGGAAGACGTCGACGTCAGAGACATTCTGGTCGTCTCGTATACCCGGGCCGCGGCCTCAGAAGTCCGAGAACGACTCGCCGATCGCCTCGACATCTCGCCGCGGTCGCTGAAGGGTAACGTCTCGACGATGCACGCGAAAGCCTACGAGCTTTTGAATCTCTCGCGTGGTGATGTCGTCGGCGAGTCCGACAAGCAGGACTTCTGTGAACAGTTCGGCATCGAATACGAGGACGAGTACGAAGGCTCACGTCGTCGATCGGCCCGGTCGACGACGATCGGGAACAAGATCATTGCCACGAGCCAGTGGCTCCAGCGAACTCGCCGTGACGTGGGCGACTGGTACGACGTGCCCTTCAAGTGGGACGACGAGACGGTCCGGCTCCCCCCTGAGATCGACGATGCGGCCCAGACGGGTAACAAGTACACGCCGACCTGGCCCTCAGACGACGATCGCATCGATGTCCCCGAAGTCATCCGCGCTTGGCGATCCTACAAGGGCGAAGAGGGGATCGTCGGCTTCGCGGATATGCTCGAACGTGTCGCCCAGCGGTCGCTGCTACCCAATGTCGACTATCTGGCCATCGACGAGTTTCAGGACATCACGACCTTGCAGTACGACGTTTACGAGGAGTGGAAACCCCACATGGACGGCGTGTTGATCGGCGGTGACGACGATCAGGTCGTCTACGCCTGGCAAGGTGCCGATCCGCGACTCCTCCTCGAAGAAGAGGGTGAAGACGTCATCCTCGATACGTCCTATCGCTTGCCGTCGAAGATCCTGAAAGTGGTCCAACAGGAGGTCGGCCATATCGATCAGCGCCAGGAGAAGAACCTCTCGCCACGTAAAGAGGGCGGTCGAGTCGCCGCGGTAAAGCGTCCCTCGATGCTCGATCTGGTCCGCAACGTCCGGGACACTGTCGAGGAAGACGACGGGACGTTGATGATCCTCTTCCGGGCGCGCTATCAGATGTTCCAGTTTATCGATGAGTTCATCGGCGACGGGATTCCGTTCTCGGTGATGACCGACCAGCGGATGTGGACCGACCGACTGACCGACTACATCAGCGGGATCGAATCGCTCTCGACCGACGAGCCACTGACCGCTCTGGAGGCTCGCCGGCTGGCAGATATGCTCGCCGATACCGCCTTCGGGACGGGCGAGCGCGACGATCTCTTCGACGCGATCGACGAGCGCTCCGAGGCCGCCGACACGGACGATCTCGCCGAGATCGACCTCGAACCCGACCTGGTGCGAGAACACGCCCCCTTCCTCCCTGAACCAGCCGCAGCGGCCGATATGGTCCGAAAAGTGACGAGCTTTCAGGAACGCACTATCGAGGCGTACTTCCGTGGCGATTACCAGGACGTCAGCCCGGATCGTGTTCGGGTCGGGACGATCCACAGCGCGAAGGGCCGCGAAGCCGACCACGTTTTCGTCGCGACGGATCTGACCGAGAAGGTCGTCGAGCAGATGGCCGCGACCGCAGAACAGGAAGGGATCGACATCCCCGGCGACGAGGAGTTCACCAAACACACTACCCCGGTGCCGACGCTGACCGACAACGAACGGCGGGTTTTCTACGTGGGTATGTCCCGGGCACGGGAACGACTGGTCGTCATGGAGAACCTCGTCGACGGCGCGCCGACGTTGCCGATCGACGTCTTGCTCAACGACGAACCGACCGACACCGACCCCGCCGAGATGCTGCGTGACATCCTCGGCGAGGAAGCCACGGTCGTCCACTGA
- a CDS encoding RNA ligase partner protein — protein MAEHPLKQRFVLDTSVFITPEIRDGNEDLEAAVQRLLDLVAEVKLEHNISCYMPPSINEELTTMLEDRDVSEGTIEKLDTWVITKSPAQYEVMIPAEIVYGFIDEMSDRVNRGLRVSEKAVRKAEQSRDEEPDHEHMSEVDQVISELRDEYRRALRQGVLDSREDFDLLLLARELDAGVVTEDTGIINWAEDFGLRYLRGRSFPPLLEEYLAAGERVA, from the coding sequence ATGGCCGAGCACCCGCTGAAACAGCGCTTCGTCCTCGACACGTCGGTGTTCATCACCCCGGAGATCCGTGACGGGAACGAAGATCTGGAGGCGGCCGTACAGCGGCTGTTGGATCTCGTCGCCGAAGTGAAACTCGAACACAACATCTCCTGTTACATGCCGCCCTCGATCAACGAGGAACTGACGACGATGCTCGAAGACCGCGACGTCAGCGAGGGAACGATCGAGAAACTCGACACCTGGGTCATCACCAAGAGCCCGGCCCAGTACGAGGTGATGATCCCTGCCGAGATCGTCTACGGGTTCATCGACGAGATGAGCGATCGCGTCAACCGTGGATTGCGCGTCTCCGAGAAGGCCGTCCGGAAGGCCGAACAGTCCCGTGACGAGGAGCCAGATCACGAGCACATGAGCGAGGTGGATCAGGTCATCTCCGAGCTGCGCGACGAGTACCGTCGTGCGCTCCGGCAGGGCGTGTTAGACTCTCGGGAGGACTTCGACCTGTTACTGTTGGCGCGGGAACTCGATGCCGGGGTCGTCACGGAAGATACTGGGATCATCAACTGGGCCGAGGATTTTGGCCTCCGCTATCTCCGTGGGCGGTCGTTCCCGCCGCTGCTCGAAGAGTATCTGGCCGCTGGCGAGCGCGTCGCGTGA
- a CDS encoding RNA ligase, with the protein MDADRELAATLGVPEADLDALLEQFQRDTFEGRPYRHLPDARHGIERGTAIVDGVVVRGFPSIPRTLVLDPGIERHFDGRLTVEEKRNGYNVRIARIDGDILGFTRSGYCCPYTTSKVRDLLAPGDFFEDHPDCMLCGELIGPENPYTPHDYPEVDSATVEIFDVRHRESGTPLAVERRRDLCETFALKQVPDFGEFAPTAAPDAVREIIADLDREGREGVVMQSLDGTRQLKYTTSATHRADLEHAFSLPFDYGRDFLVSRLIREVFQAVELDHSKGQSRQRARELGEAILLPAIETVRAVERDEAVGERHTVRGEPAVIEALLSHLRDQGLPLEIERDTREDGTRVVTFVKVAAATRDNTRDYLDGKLIDE; encoded by the coding sequence ATGGACGCCGATCGCGAACTCGCGGCGACGCTCGGCGTACCCGAGGCCGACCTCGACGCGCTGCTGGAGCAATTCCAACGGGACACGTTCGAGGGGCGGCCCTACCGCCACCTCCCTGACGCCCGCCACGGCATCGAACGCGGGACGGCGATCGTCGACGGCGTGGTCGTCCGCGGCTTCCCCTCGATCCCGCGAACGCTGGTCCTCGATCCGGGCATTGAACGGCACTTCGACGGTCGCCTCACAGTCGAGGAAAAACGCAACGGCTACAACGTCCGGATCGCCCGGATCGACGGCGACATCCTCGGATTCACCCGGAGTGGCTACTGCTGTCCGTACACCACGAGCAAAGTCCGTGACCTGCTCGCTCCCGGCGACTTCTTCGAGGACCATCCCGACTGCATGCTGTGTGGTGAGTTGATCGGCCCCGAGAACCCCTACACCCCACACGACTACCCCGAAGTGGACTCGGCAACCGTCGAGATCTTCGACGTCCGCCACCGGGAGTCCGGGACACCACTCGCGGTCGAGAGACGGCGAGATCTCTGTGAGACGTTCGCGCTAAAACAGGTCCCCGACTTCGGTGAGTTCGCGCCCACAGCGGCACCCGATGCCGTCCGGGAGATCATCGCCGACCTCGACCGAGAGGGCCGGGAAGGGGTCGTCATGCAATCTCTCGATGGGACCCGACAGCTGAAGTACACGACCTCGGCGACCCACCGGGCCGACCTCGAACACGCGTTCTCATTGCCGTTCGATTACGGGCGAGACTTCCTGGTTTCTCGGCTCATCCGGGAGGTGTTCCAGGCGGTAGAACTCGATCACTCGAAAGGCCAGTCTCGCCAGCGAGCCCGGGAACTTGGCGAAGCGATCCTCCTGCCCGCCATCGAGACCGTCCGGGCGGTCGAACGGGACGAAGCCGTCGGCGAGAGACACACGGTCCGTGGCGAGCCGGCCGTAATCGAGGCACTGCTCTCACATCTGCGCGATCAGGGCCTTCCCCTCGAAATCGAGCGGGATACACGCGAGGACGGGACACGCGTCGTCACGTTCGTCAAAGTTGCGGCCGCGACCCGTGACAACACCCGCGATTATCTCGACGGAAAATTGATCGACGAATAG